From the genome of Sphingobacterium kitahiroshimense, one region includes:
- a CDS encoding SusC/RagA family TonB-linked outer membrane protein, with translation MSKFTLRAVMTFGLLMMLWMNAFSQNSSLSGKVVDDKGEVVIGATIVIKGNPISTATNQNGEYTINQVPLGKTTVTVNMIGYSSMDLQIQIVSGANVLNFNLNSSTKDLEEVVVIGYGVAKKKQITGSISSVGPKEFNTGVVSSPDQLLAGKVAGLTVNRSGGDPTAASTIQLRGPSSLTASSSPLYVIDGVVGANIELVAPDDIVSMDVMKDASSTAIYGSRAANGVIFVTTKRGKAGKPVLSYSGYAAIERVANRVNVLSAAEHKQFVADNGLTVAASETGFDTDWQDEITRTGVSHNHNLSLTGGSEGTRYNASVNYFNNQGIVRRSDLERVVARVGIDQNAFDDRLKLALNVANSMNKSNHVDYGIFNGAARYLPTSPVRSDDVAYAPYNGYFQVPGRTNYFNPVAMLNQRDEERNNNTLLASLKADLTIFKGLTWTNVISYQQNQFDKKYYMHRTDFDSKALGRGFAERSNLKNIDKIFESYVNYNVTKNLHSFDAMAGYSYQKTKNNDGVVASSVGFMSDDLGGNNLNLGTLPDGYNPYSTYPYILESLLISVYGRVGYNYDEKYLLSASVRRDGSSKFGKNNRWATFPSISGAWRISRESFMQDQDLFSELKLRMGYGVSGNQNIDPYRQIIIFGPQNGQFLYNGNWMNAYGVNQNENPDLKWESTSMFNAGLDFELWRGRFGGTIEYYNKETKDLLYEYDVPSPPYQFNRLLANGASMSNKGVEITLNAVVYRNSDFSYNTTVNFARNINKVGSLASNIENIGVSQRYEGSIGLDGWTGQTAAIVLPGHALGTFYVANYMGYDEVAKKTIYQKPTGELVTQDQISAPDDYMVMGQALPKFTYGWNNSFQYKNWDLNFFLRGMYGNQIFNATRADLSRLQQANVTNISKDAVEEGIFETPLIASSRFIEDGSFLRLDNATLGYTFSTKESKYLKNARLYVSGQNLFTITKYSGVDPEVSLGGLAPGVDNRNYYPKTRSFLLGVKLTF, from the coding sequence ATGAGCAAATTTACATTACGTGCTGTAATGACCTTTGGTCTTTTGATGATGCTTTGGATGAATGCTTTTTCGCAAAATTCTTCACTTTCTGGTAAAGTGGTGGATGATAAGGGAGAAGTTGTGATCGGAGCTACTATTGTAATCAAAGGAAATCCAATTTCAACAGCAACAAATCAAAACGGGGAGTACACAATTAATCAAGTGCCACTAGGAAAGACGACTGTTACGGTCAATATGATCGGTTACAGTTCTATGGATTTACAGATCCAAATTGTCTCCGGTGCAAATGTGTTGAATTTCAACTTGAATTCAAGTACCAAAGATTTAGAAGAAGTAGTTGTGATCGGTTACGGTGTGGCCAAGAAAAAACAAATTACAGGTTCTATATCAAGTGTCGGACCAAAAGAATTTAATACTGGGGTAGTGAGTTCGCCTGACCAGTTATTGGCAGGTAAAGTTGCAGGTCTGACGGTGAATAGATCAGGTGGTGACCCTACTGCAGCATCCACTATCCAATTGCGCGGACCATCGTCATTGACTGCTAGTTCTTCACCATTATATGTGATTGATGGGGTAGTCGGTGCAAACATTGAATTGGTAGCACCAGATGATATCGTATCGATGGATGTTATGAAAGATGCTTCGTCCACTGCAATTTATGGGTCACGTGCTGCAAATGGAGTTATTTTCGTGACGACAAAACGCGGTAAAGCAGGTAAGCCTGTCTTATCTTATAGTGGTTATGCTGCTATTGAAAGAGTTGCAAATCGTGTCAATGTGTTAAGTGCTGCTGAGCACAAGCAATTTGTTGCAGACAATGGTTTGACTGTGGCTGCCTCCGAGACTGGTTTTGATACTGATTGGCAAGATGAAATAACACGGACTGGGGTTTCTCATAATCACAATCTCTCGCTAACAGGTGGTTCTGAAGGAACTCGCTATAATGCTTCTGTAAATTACTTTAATAATCAGGGTATTGTGAGAAGAAGTGATTTAGAAAGGGTCGTAGCGCGAGTTGGTATTGATCAAAATGCTTTTGATGATCGCTTGAAATTAGCGCTTAATGTTGCTAATAGTATGAACAAATCCAATCATGTAGACTACGGGATCTTTAATGGGGCAGCTCGTTATCTCCCTACTTCACCGGTCCGTTCTGATGATGTTGCTTATGCGCCATATAATGGTTATTTCCAAGTACCTGGAAGAACAAACTATTTTAATCCTGTAGCTATGTTAAATCAACGCGATGAAGAGAGAAATAACAATACTTTGCTAGCTAGTTTAAAAGCGGATCTGACGATCTTCAAGGGATTGACCTGGACTAACGTGATATCGTATCAGCAAAATCAATTTGATAAAAAATACTATATGCATCGTACAGACTTTGATTCGAAGGCATTGGGAAGAGGATTTGCTGAACGTTCAAACTTGAAAAATATAGATAAGATTTTTGAGTCTTATGTTAATTATAATGTCACTAAGAATCTTCATTCTTTTGATGCAATGGCTGGTTATTCGTATCAGAAAACTAAAAATAATGATGGCGTTGTTGCTTCTTCTGTCGGTTTTATGTCTGACGATCTAGGAGGCAATAACCTTAATTTAGGAACCTTGCCAGATGGTTATAATCCTTATAGTACCTATCCTTATATTTTAGAATCTTTATTGATTTCGGTTTATGGTCGTGTGGGATATAATTATGATGAAAAATATTTGTTAAGTGCATCTGTACGTCGTGACGGTTCATCAAAATTTGGAAAAAATAATAGATGGGCAACATTTCCTTCAATTTCCGGAGCTTGGAGAATAAGTAGGGAAAGTTTCATGCAAGACCAAGATTTATTTAGTGAATTAAAGTTACGTATGGGGTATGGTGTTTCAGGAAATCAAAATATAGATCCATATCGACAGATCATTATTTTCGGTCCTCAAAATGGTCAATTTCTATATAATGGTAATTGGATGAATGCCTATGGCGTTAACCAAAATGAAAACCCTGATTTAAAATGGGAAAGTACATCAATGTTTAATGCTGGATTGGATTTTGAATTATGGAGAGGGCGTTTTGGAGGTACCATTGAATATTATAATAAAGAAACTAAGGATTTATTGTATGAGTACGACGTTCCTTCGCCACCTTATCAGTTCAATCGTTTATTAGCTAATGGAGCAAGCATGAGTAATAAAGGTGTTGAGATCACTTTAAATGCCGTCGTTTATCGCAATAGTGATTTTTCATATAATACAACTGTCAACTTCGCCCGTAATATCAATAAGGTTGGTTCATTAGCTTCAAATATCGAAAATATTGGCGTATCGCAGCGTTATGAAGGAAGTATTGGTCTTGACGGCTGGACCGGTCAAACGGCAGCAATTGTTTTACCAGGTCATGCATTAGGAACATTCTATGTTGCTAATTATATGGGCTACGATGAAGTTGCGAAGAAAACGATTTATCAAAAACCAACAGGTGAACTTGTCACACAGGATCAGATTTCGGCACCAGATGATTATATGGTCATGGGGCAGGCGCTTCCTAAATTTACTTATGGATGGAATAATAGTTTTCAATATAAAAACTGGGACTTAAACTTCTTCTTACGTGGTATGTATGGCAATCAAATTTTTAATGCTACCCGTGCCGATTTAAGCCGTCTTCAACAAGCAAATGTGACGAATATTTCTAAAGATGCAGTTGAAGAAGGCATCTTTGAAACGCCACTAATTGCTTCTAGCAGATTTATTGAAGATGGTTCATTTTTAAGACTAGATAATGCAACATTGGGTTATACATTTAGTACCAAAGAATCTAAATATTTAAAAAATGCTCGGTTATATGTATCTGGACAAAATTTATTTACGATAACCAAATATTCGGGTGTAGACCCAGAGGTAAGTTTAGGTGGTTTAGCACCTGGTGTTGATAATAGAAATTATTATCCGAAAACAAGATCTTTCTTGTTAGGTGTGAAATTAACTTTTTAA
- a CDS encoding alpha-amylase family glycosyl hydrolase, with the protein MRHYFICIFFSISVIFFSCKKSNPATIAIESEVSPSDIGLVTTSKLFNYWDESITFMFDVNEGNRALVSADGPLFLHIGLITAISKDENDWKEVATDWTKNDDAFKLSRQFDGRYSITLKPSEVFKGIAGTDVIKIALVVRNGSGTKIQRNRDGSDIYVDVATKGEVHLSFLKPSTQPTYILTSEKEAYLLNEELAIEVFSTVAGKLSLRIDEVEQETVSNSSQHTFKCKFGTLGVHLITARIEVNGNSYEKKLRIFVNDKPEIAALPIGVNKNGVTIDKEKKTVSFALTAPGKSTIFLLGSFNNFQAESKYVLKQAPDGSTWWLTVADLDFSKKYTYQFLIDGQLRIGDPYSKLVLDPIYDNNLGSSVAELPAYRIQQTTGQVSVLELNGADYPWKVQNFNKPNAYDLVIYELLTRDFSKQHNFNAIRDSIPYLKRLGINAVELMPVQESEANSTWGYNPSYHLAVDKYYGRPNDLKSLIDNLHQAGIAVILDVVLNHAFGQSPLAQLYFEGQTTSSNNVWFNMMPRHPFNVGYDFNHESPYTQTFVKDVMKYWITEFKIDGFRFDLSKGFTQKNTGTAETNVGSWSAYDASRVAIWKNYHDYLKILDPSCYVILEHFGSDQEEQELAAEGMLLWNNLNWNFNEATMGYNSGSKSDLSRLFAESHGFKTANMVSYMESHDEERIQFKNAQYGYADGSYSVKNLATALDRTQAAATFLLTSPGPKMIWQFGEFGYDISIDENGRTGEKPLKWDYLSNISRKRLFEHYAKLIRLKKLNSIFRKATLLSSSLQDGLKHYSMSDGNQTVFVIGNFDTVTRAFQITSDLAGSWYDNMTRSNLNWDQNSQITIKPGGYYLLSKTKLIN; encoded by the coding sequence ATGAGACATTATTTTATCTGTATATTTTTTAGTATATCGGTTATTTTTTTTAGTTGTAAAAAAAGTAATCCTGCCACTATAGCGATAGAAAGTGAAGTGTCTCCTAGTGATATTGGTTTAGTCACAACGAGTAAGCTGTTTAATTATTGGGATGAGTCCATTACATTTATGTTTGATGTAAATGAGGGGAATCGGGCACTGGTATCGGCAGATGGACCATTGTTTTTACATATTGGGCTAATTACTGCTATAAGTAAAGATGAAAATGATTGGAAAGAGGTTGCTACGGATTGGACAAAAAATGATGATGCATTTAAGCTAAGCCGTCAATTTGATGGACGGTATAGCATCACGTTAAAACCGAGTGAAGTTTTTAAAGGAATTGCTGGAACTGACGTGATTAAAATTGCGTTAGTAGTACGCAATGGTTCAGGAACAAAAATTCAGAGGAATAGAGATGGGTCTGATATTTATGTAGATGTTGCTACAAAAGGGGAAGTTCATCTTTCATTTTTAAAACCTAGCACACAGCCTACTTATATTTTAACATCGGAAAAAGAAGCTTATTTATTGAATGAAGAGCTCGCTATCGAAGTTTTTTCTACGGTAGCGGGCAAACTTTCACTACGTATTGATGAAGTTGAACAGGAAACTGTAAGCAATTCATCGCAGCACACATTTAAATGTAAGTTTGGAACTTTAGGTGTACATCTTATTACTGCTCGCATAGAAGTTAATGGAAATAGCTACGAGAAGAAGTTACGGATATTCGTTAATGATAAGCCTGAAATTGCAGCACTTCCTATCGGCGTCAATAAGAACGGTGTAACGATCGACAAGGAAAAGAAAACAGTGAGTTTCGCGTTAACTGCTCCTGGAAAATCAACTATTTTTCTATTAGGTAGTTTTAATAATTTTCAGGCAGAATCAAAGTATGTCTTGAAACAGGCACCTGATGGAAGTACATGGTGGTTAACAGTAGCAGATTTGGATTTTTCAAAAAAGTATACCTATCAATTTCTAATTGATGGTCAGTTAAGAATAGGGGATCCTTATAGCAAGTTGGTATTAGATCCAATCTATGATAACAATTTAGGAAGTTCAGTCGCTGAGTTGCCAGCATATCGTATACAGCAGACTACAGGTCAGGTGAGTGTATTGGAATTAAATGGTGCGGACTATCCTTGGAAAGTTCAAAACTTTAACAAACCAAATGCTTATGATTTAGTGATTTATGAATTGCTTACACGTGATTTTTCAAAACAGCATAATTTTAATGCGATCCGCGATTCCATTCCATATTTAAAGCGTCTAGGTATTAATGCCGTCGAACTGATGCCTGTTCAGGAAAGTGAAGCCAATTCTACTTGGGGTTACAATCCTTCTTATCATTTAGCCGTGGATAAATATTATGGTCGTCCAAATGATTTAAAGAGTCTCATCGATAATCTTCATCAGGCAGGAATTGCGGTCATCTTAGACGTGGTACTTAATCATGCATTCGGACAATCACCTCTTGCTCAATTGTATTTTGAAGGACAAACCACGAGCTCTAATAATGTTTGGTTTAATATGATGCCAAGACATCCTTTTAATGTCGGATATGACTTTAATCATGAAAGCCCTTATACACAAACTTTTGTGAAGGATGTTATGAAGTATTGGATTACAGAATTTAAGATAGACGGCTTCCGTTTCGATTTATCAAAAGGATTTACACAGAAAAATACGGGTACTGCAGAAACTAACGTTGGGTCTTGGTCTGCTTATGATGCTAGCCGGGTTGCGATCTGGAAAAATTATCATGATTATCTTAAAATTCTTGATCCAAGTTGCTATGTTATTTTAGAACATTTCGGTTCTGATCAAGAAGAACAAGAATTAGCTGCTGAAGGAATGTTACTGTGGAATAATTTAAATTGGAATTTTAATGAAGCGACTATGGGCTATAATAGCGGATCTAAATCGGATTTGAGTAGATTATTTGCGGAATCACATGGTTTTAAGACAGCTAATATGGTGAGCTACATGGAGTCTCATGATGAAGAAAGAATCCAATTTAAGAATGCTCAATATGGTTATGCTGACGGTTCTTATTCTGTTAAGAATCTTGCTACTGCTTTGGATAGGACTCAAGCAGCAGCAACGTTTTTGTTAACTAGTCCTGGTCCAAAAATGATCTGGCAATTTGGTGAATTCGGTTACGATATCTCGATAGATGAAAATGGTCGAACAGGGGAAAAACCATTGAAATGGGATTATTTGTCCAACATTTCTCGTAAGCGTTTATTTGAGCACTATGCAAAATTGATCAGGTTGAAAAAATTAAATTCAATTTTTAGAAAAGCAACTTTATTATCGTCCTCACTGCAGGATGGATTGAAACACTATAGCATGTCTGATGGAAATCAAACTGTATTTGTAATCGGAAATTTTGACACTGTAACGAGAGCGTTTCAAATTACATCAGATTTAGCGGGGAGCTGGTATGATAATATGACCCGATCGAATCTAAATTGGGATCAAAATAGTCAGATTACAATTAAGCCTGGTGGATACTACCTTTTAAGTAAAACTAAATTAATAAACTAA
- a CDS encoding LacI family DNA-binding transcriptional regulator, with amino-acid sequence MSHITIIELAERLGLSKSTVSRAFRDGNDINPNTKARILKMADELGFSPNMYASNLRANKSSTIAIIIPEFGNKFFSQAIKGIELVARSKNYHTLIYVTDHRVDKEASIIRSLINGRVDGVIMSASGEGHDHSHLQVLKDNNIPVVFFDRTYDDVNTSYVTGNDFEASFAATEHLIENDCRRIAYLVINQNVSIGKVRMAGYQAALEKYKIPFDANLVLDTVNESEGNMEDIKNLYKIQKPDGLFASVERLAISAMRVAKDQGINIPSELKLICFSCLDIADLLEPGLSVVKQPAYEMGKTATEYLCQLIAKPISFSNQEVTYLESSLIFQKSSKKNH; translated from the coding sequence ATGTCACATATAACAATTATAGAATTAGCGGAACGTTTAGGTCTATCCAAGTCTACAGTATCACGGGCTTTCCGCGATGGTAATGATATCAATCCCAATACAAAAGCACGTATTTTAAAAATGGCTGATGAATTAGGATTTTCACCTAATATGTATGCGAGCAATTTAAGAGCTAATAAAAGTAGTACCATCGCTATTATAATACCTGAATTTGGAAATAAATTTTTTAGTCAGGCGATTAAAGGAATTGAATTGGTTGCCCGTTCAAAAAATTACCATACTTTAATTTATGTAACAGACCACCGCGTGGATAAAGAAGCTTCTATTATACGGTCGTTGATCAACGGACGAGTAGATGGGGTTATTATGTCTGCTTCTGGTGAAGGCCATGATCATAGCCATCTTCAGGTACTAAAAGATAATAATATACCGGTTGTTTTCTTTGATAGAACTTATGATGATGTGAATACCAGCTATGTGACTGGAAACGATTTTGAAGCAAGTTTTGCTGCTACAGAGCATTTAATAGAGAACGACTGTAGACGAATTGCTTATTTAGTAATTAATCAAAATGTCTCTATTGGTAAGGTACGTATGGCGGGTTATCAGGCTGCTTTGGAAAAATATAAAATTCCTTTTGATGCTAATTTGGTGCTTGATACGGTGAATGAATCAGAAGGTAATATGGAAGACATTAAGAATTTGTATAAAATACAAAAACCTGATGGTCTATTTGCTTCCGTTGAACGTTTGGCTATTTCGGCAATGCGTGTTGCCAAAGATCAAGGAATTAATATTCCTTCTGAATTAAAGTTGATCTGCTTTTCATGTTTAGATATTGCAGATCTTCTAGAACCTGGATTAAGTGTTGTTAAACAACCCGCTTATGAAATGGGAAAAACTGCTACAGAATATCTGTGTCAACTGATTGCTAAACCGATTAGCTTCTCTAATCAAGAAGTAACTTATCTGGAATCTTCTCTAATTTTTCAGAAATCTAGTAAAAAAAATCATTAA
- the rpoC gene encoding DNA-directed RNA polymerase subunit beta' yields MSYKKDNKIKSNFTSITVSLASPETILERSSGEVVKPETINYRTYKPERDGLFCERIFGPVKDYECHCGKYKRIRYKGIVCDRCGVEVTEKKVRRERMGHISLVVPVAHIWYFRSLPNKIGYLLGLPTKRLDMIIYYERYVVIQAGIKEDDGINYMDFLTEEEYLDILDTLPKENQYLDDNDPQKFVAKMGAEALEELLKRIDLDKLSYDLRHQAANETSQQRKNEALKRLHVVEAFRGSRDRIENRPEWMIVKIVPIIPPELRPLVPLDGGRFATSDLNDLYRRVIIRNNRLKRLIEIKAPEVILRNEKRMLQEAVDSLFDNSRKVNAVKTEGNRALKSLSDILKGKQGRFRQNLLGKRVDYSARSVIVVGPHLKLHECGIPKDMAAELYKPFIIRKMIERGIVKTVKSAKKIVDRKDPVVWDILENVLKGHPVLLNRAPTLHRLGIQAFQPTLVEGKAIQLHPLVCTAFNADFDGDQMAVHLPLGNAAVLEAQVLMLAAHNILNPANGSPVTVPSQDMVLGLYYITKGRKSTPDHIVHGEDMIFYSAEEVIIALNEKKIDLHAFIKVKTKIRTKDGSIVDTLLDTTVGRVIFNQVVPHEVGFINELLTKKSLRNIIGEIVKTTGMARAAQFLDDMKELGFQTAFKGGLSFNLQDLNIPAAKTDLIQQATNEVEEVMNNYNMGFITNNERYNQIIDIWTRINNKLTSHVMDILSNDNQGFNSVYMMLDSGARGSKEQIRQLCGMRGLMAKPQKSGSAGGEIIENPILSNFKEGLSVLEYFISTHGARKGLADTALKTADAGYLTRRLHDVAQDMIVITQDCGGLRGIYTTALKDNDDVVEPLYDRILGRVSLYNVYDPETGELLVSENEDIEEAVAERIEASGIEGVEIRTVLTCECKRGVCASCYGRNLASGKRVQLGEAVGVIAAQSIGEPGTQLTLRTFHVGGTASNIAAESQISSKYAGTVEFENLRTVSQEGEDGTHQVVLGRSGEIKILDETKKVVFQQNIPYGSQLFVEEGNQVAKGDKLVSWDPYNAVIISEFAGKVEFDAIVEGVTFREESDEQTGHKEKVIIETRDKTKNPAIKILDKKGEVIRTYNIPVGAHVSVSDGVTVKEGGILVKIPRSTGKTRDITGGLPRVTELFEARNPSNPAVVTEIDGVVTLGGVKRGNREISIESRDGQIKKYLVPLSKHILVQDNDFIKAGMPLSDGSISPADILSIKGPSAVQHYIVNGIQEVYRLQGVKINDKHFETIVHQMMQKVNIEDPGDTRFLEKEAVNKWDFMEENDSLYDKKVVVEAGDSNDLRPGQIVSLRRLREENSSLRRRDQKLVEVRDAIPATSSPLLQGITRASLGTKSFISAASFQETTKVLNEAAIAGKRDNLLGLKENVIVGHLIPSGTGLRQYGNIIVGSREEYDQLLASKEED; encoded by the coding sequence ATGTCTTACAAAAAAGATAATAAAATTAAAAGCAACTTTACATCAATTACTGTAAGCTTGGCGTCTCCAGAAACAATTTTAGAGCGTTCAAGTGGTGAAGTTGTAAAACCGGAAACGATTAACTATCGTACCTACAAACCAGAACGTGATGGTTTATTCTGTGAGCGTATCTTTGGTCCTGTAAAGGATTATGAATGTCACTGTGGTAAATACAAACGTATCCGTTATAAAGGTATCGTATGTGACCGTTGTGGTGTTGAAGTTACGGAGAAAAAAGTACGTCGTGAGCGTATGGGACACATTTCATTAGTGGTTCCTGTTGCTCATATCTGGTACTTCCGTTCTCTTCCAAATAAAATTGGTTATTTATTAGGTCTTCCTACCAAGAGACTAGACATGATTATCTACTACGAAAGATATGTAGTTATTCAGGCTGGTATTAAAGAGGACGATGGTATCAACTATATGGACTTCTTGACTGAAGAAGAATATTTAGATATTTTAGATACATTACCGAAAGAAAATCAATATTTAGATGACAACGATCCTCAAAAGTTCGTTGCTAAAATGGGTGCTGAAGCGTTAGAAGAATTATTGAAACGTATTGATTTAGATAAATTATCTTATGATTTACGTCATCAAGCGGCTAACGAAACTTCTCAACAACGTAAAAATGAGGCTTTAAAGCGTCTTCACGTTGTAGAAGCATTCCGTGGTTCTAGAGACCGTATTGAGAATCGTCCGGAGTGGATGATTGTTAAAATCGTTCCTATTATTCCACCGGAATTGCGTCCATTAGTGCCTTTAGATGGTGGTCGTTTTGCGACTTCAGATTTAAATGATTTATACCGTCGTGTTATTATCCGTAATAACCGTTTGAAACGTTTAATTGAAATCAAAGCTCCAGAAGTAATTTTACGTAATGAAAAACGTATGTTACAAGAGGCTGTAGATTCATTATTCGATAACTCACGTAAAGTTAACGCAGTGAAAACTGAAGGTAACCGTGCGTTGAAATCATTATCTGATATCTTAAAAGGTAAACAAGGTCGTTTCCGTCAAAACTTATTGGGTAAACGTGTGGATTATTCGGCTCGTTCGGTAATCGTCGTTGGACCTCACTTGAAATTGCACGAGTGTGGTATACCTAAAGATATGGCAGCAGAACTTTACAAACCGTTTATCATTCGTAAGATGATCGAACGTGGTATCGTTAAAACTGTAAAATCGGCTAAGAAAATTGTAGATCGTAAAGATCCTGTTGTTTGGGATATTTTAGAAAACGTGTTGAAAGGTCACCCTGTATTATTAAACCGTGCACCTACGCTTCACAGATTGGGTATTCAAGCTTTCCAACCTACTTTAGTAGAGGGTAAAGCAATTCAATTACACCCATTAGTGTGTACAGCGTTCAACGCCGATTTTGATGGTGACCAGATGGCAGTCCACTTACCTTTAGGTAATGCTGCAGTTTTGGAAGCACAAGTTTTAATGTTGGCTGCCCACAATATCTTAAATCCTGCAAATGGTTCTCCAGTAACAGTACCATCTCAGGATATGGTTTTGGGTCTTTATTATATTACTAAAGGCCGTAAGAGCACACCAGACCATATCGTTCATGGTGAAGATATGATTTTCTATTCTGCTGAAGAGGTAATTATCGCTTTAAATGAGAAGAAAATTGATTTGCATGCTTTTATTAAGGTAAAAACTAAAATCAGAACAAAAGACGGTAGTATTGTTGATACGTTATTAGATACAACAGTTGGTCGTGTTATCTTCAACCAGGTTGTACCTCATGAAGTAGGTTTTATCAATGAGTTATTAACGAAGAAATCTTTGCGTAATATCATTGGAGAAATTGTGAAAACTACGGGTATGGCTCGTGCTGCACAGTTCTTGGACGATATGAAGGAATTAGGTTTCCAAACGGCCTTCAAAGGTGGTTTATCGTTTAACTTGCAAGATTTGAACATTCCTGCTGCTAAAACTGACTTAATTCAACAAGCTACTAACGAAGTTGAAGAAGTAATGAATAACTATAACATGGGTTTCATTACTAACAACGAGCGTTATAATCAAATTATCGATATCTGGACACGTATCAACAATAAGTTGACATCACACGTAATGGATATCTTATCGAATGACAACCAAGGTTTCAACTCCGTATATATGATGCTTGATTCTGGGGCGCGTGGTTCGAAAGAGCAAATTCGTCAGTTGTGTGGTATGCGTGGTTTGATGGCTAAACCTCAGAAATCTGGTTCAGCTGGTGGTGAAATTATTGAGAATCCGATTTTATCAAACTTTAAAGAAGGACTTTCAGTATTAGAGTACTTTATCTCTACCCACGGTGCGCGTAAAGGTCTTGCCGATACGGCATTGAAAACTGCCGATGCGGGTTACTTAACACGTCGTTTACATGACGTTGCACAGGATATGATTGTTATTACGCAAGACTGTGGAGGTTTAAGAGGTATTTACACAACTGCATTAAAAGATAACGATGATGTTGTAGAACCGTTATATGATCGTATTTTAGGTCGTGTTTCATTGTACAATGTATATGATCCTGAAACAGGTGAATTACTCGTTTCTGAAAATGAAGATATTGAAGAAGCTGTTGCTGAACGTATTGAAGCTTCAGGTATTGAGGGTGTTGAGATCCGTACTGTATTAACATGTGAGTGTAAACGCGGTGTATGTGCTAGCTGTTACGGTCGTAACTTGGCATCTGGTAAACGTGTTCAATTGGGTGAGGCTGTCGGTGTAATTGCTGCGCAATCAATTGGTGAGCCAGGTACACAGTTAACGCTTCGTACGTTCCACGTCGGTGGTACGGCTTCTAACATTGCTGCTGAGTCACAAATATCTTCTAAATATGCTGGTACTGTAGAATTTGAAAATCTACGTACAGTATCTCAAGAAGGTGAAGACGGTACGCATCAAGTAGTATTGGGTCGTTCAGGTGAGATTAAAATTTTGGATGAAACTAAAAAAGTTGTATTCCAACAAAATATCCCTTACGGTTCTCAATTATTCGTTGAAGAAGGAAATCAAGTAGCTAAGGGTGATAAATTAGTATCATGGGATCCATACAATGCTGTTATTATCTCTGAGTTTGCCGGTAAAGTTGAATTTGATGCAATTGTTGAAGGTGTAACTTTCCGCGAAGAGTCAGATGAGCAAACGGGTCACAAAGAGAAAGTAATTATTGAAACTCGTGATAAAACGAAGAATCCTGCTATTAAGATTTTAGATAAAAAAGGTGAAGTAATTCGTACATATAACATTCCAGTAGGAGCTCACGTTTCTGTATCGGACGGTGTAACTGTTAAAGAAGGTGGTATCTTGGTTAAGATTCCTCGTTCTACAGGTAAAACGCGAGATATTACAGGGGGTCTACCTCGTGTAACAGAATTATTTGAAGCGCGTAATCCTTCTAATCCAGCAGTTGTAACTGAGATTGATGGTGTTGTAACTTTAGGTGGTGTTAAACGTGGTAACCGTGAGATCTCTATTGAGTCACGCGATGGCCAGATTAAGAAATACTTAGTTCCACTTTCGAAACATATCTTAGTACAGGATAATGACTTTATTAAAGCAGGTATGCCTTTATCGGATGGTTCGATCTCTCCAGCAGATATCTTATCAATTAAAGGTCCTTCAGCAGTACAGCATTATATCGTAAATGGTATTCAAGAGGTTTACCGTCTTCAAGGTGTGAAAATTAATGATAAACACTTTGAGACGATTGTTCACCAAATGATGCAGAAAGTGAATATTGAAGATCCAGGAGATACGCGTTTCTTAGAAAAAGAAGCAGTTAACAAATGGGATTTCATGGAAGAAAACGATTCACTTTACGACAAGAAAGTTGTAGTTGAAGCAGGTGACTCTAATGACTTACGTCCAGGACAGATCGTTTCATTACGTAGATTACGTGAAGAAAACTCAAGCTTGAGACGTCGTGATCAAAAACTAGTAGAGGTACGTGATGCTATTCCAGCAACTTCAAGTCCTTTATTACAAGGTATAACTAGAGCTTCGTTAGGAACGAAATCATTTATCTCTGCAGCATCATTCCAAGAGACTACTAAAGTCTTGAACGAAGCAGCTATTGCAGGTAAACGTGATAATTTATTAGGATTGAAAGAGAATGTAATTGTGGGTCACTTGATCCCTTCAGGTACAGGTCTTCGTCAATACGGTAATATTATCGTTGGTTCACGTGAAGAATATGATCAATTATTAGCTTCGAAAGAAGAAGATTAA